The genomic DNA TTAAGGTGTCGTATAGAAATTCTTCACCAGCCTTCCCTACCTCCCTTGTTAGTTTTACTGTAGTTCTTAGTTCTATCTCTAAATTTCAGTAAGGGGAAAATGTGGTGGTAATCAGTTATAATTTATTATGGCCGTTAAACAGAAACTCAGCATTGTCCCTTCATCCCCAGGCATTTATATAATGAAAGGTCTCAGGGAAAGACCCATCTATGTCGGCAAGGCAAAGAACCTGCGGACAAGATTACGCTCATATTTTCAGGAATCATCAGGGCTTGATGCAAGAAAATCTGTAATGATAAGAGAAATTAGGGATTTCAGTTATATAGTCACTGCGAATGAGCTTGAGGCCCTTGTGCTTGAGGCAAACTTCATAAAGAGATTTAAACCGAAATATAATATAATCCTGAGGGATGACAAAAACTATCCATATCTTAAACTCACTGTAAATGAGGAATGGCCGAGGCTTGAGGTCGTCAGAAGAATCGCAAGGGATGGCTCCATTTATTTTGGCCCCTATGTCCCTACTGGCATTATGTGGGAGACCCTTGCATTTGTCAGGCGTAATTTCCCTGTAAGGACGTGCAGACACAAACTCGACAGGCCCATGAGACCATGTGTGCAATATCAGATGGGCAGGTGCCTTGCACCATGCACAGGAGACCTCAGCAGGGATAAATACATGGAGGCGGTTAATGAAGTAAAACTCTTTCTCCAGGGACAGAGAAAGGAGCTTCTCGAGAATCTCCAGAAGAGAATGGAGAGGCTTTCAGATGTGTTGAAGTTTGAAGAGGCAGCTAATATAAGGGACAGGCTAAGGGTTATTGAAAAGGCGTGGGGCGAACAGCGGGCAGTTGCGCCTGAGCTTGGAGATATGGATGCCATTGGCCTGTACAGGGAAAAGCAAGAGGCAGTGGTATTTATGCTATTTATAAGAAAGGGGATGATAATCGGGCAGAGGGATTTTTTCCTTAAAAGACTTAAAGATACAGGAGATGACGAACTCCTCAGAAGTTTTATAGAGCAGTTCTATTCAAAAGAAATCCTGCCGCCGCCTGCGATAATCCTTCCAGTTCAGGCAGAGCTCCACACCCAGAGGCTCTGGCTGAGTGAAAAAAGGGGGGGAACTGTAAAACTTTCCATCCCAAAAACTGAGAAGGAGTTTAATGTCCTCCGGATGGCCTCAGACAATGCTGCCATTGCTTTTAGAAGACACAAAGAAGAGAGAGTTGATGAGACCCTTCTCGAGCTAAAGAATCTCCTTAACCTGAAGGCCCTGCCAGAGAGAATCGAGGCCATTGACGTATCCAATATTTCAGGCTCTGAGGCTGTGGGCGCCCTTGTCGTATGGAAAGACAGAAGTTTTCTCAAAGACGATTACAGACTTTTTAAGATAAAAACTGTTGAAGGAATCGATGATTTTGCTATGATAGGAGAGGTAGCTGGCAGGTATTTTAAGAAAAAACTGGAAAGTGTTGGCGGTGAAGACCTCCCGCAACTTTTAGTAATAGATGGAGGTAGGGGCCAGCTCGAGGCTGCCCTTAGAGCTATGTCTGTCTTCGGGCTTTCAATGGATGTGATTGGTCTTGCAAAAGAGAGGAAGGATCGACCTGAAAGGGTATATCTGCCGGCTAAAGCCACACCCATACCCTTGGCACCAGGGGCAGCATCGACGCACCTGCTTCAAAGGATAAGGGATGAAGCCCATAGGTTTGCTATAACTTATCATAAAAAATTAAGGGCAAAACGAACTCTCGAATCTCCTCTATCAAAAATCCCTGGCATAGGGAAGGTTAGGAGGCTTTCCCTGCTCAAAAGATTTGGTAGCCTTGATGCAATAAGGAAAGCAACTATGGAGGAACTGCTTGAGGTAAAGGGGATTGATAAAAAAATTGCTGAAGCCCTTGTTGGAGGTAAAAAATGAAACGCTTTGTAATAATCATCACCGGTGGACTTTTAATACAGTTGTTTCTTTTAATCCACTTTTTTATCGCTGACAATGCCCTCGCTGCCTACAGCATCTATCTTAAAAATGGCAGTGTCATATCCGGCATTGAATATGTCGAAGAGGAGGCAGGAGAAATTAAATTTTATTTGCGAGGGGGTATGTTCACAATTCCCAGGGCAGATATATTAAAAATTGAAAAAGAAGAGGGGCCTGTGAAGGATGTAAGGTCAAAGGAAAAAGAGGAAGAAGTCCCTTCTGCTGAGATAACGCCAGTGGAAGAGGGGAGGGAAGCAGATGCCGAACTCCTCGTCAGCCTGAAAAACAGGAGGCAGGCGATACTGGACAGGCTCAAGGAGATAGAGGCAAAGGAAGAAAAAAGCAGGGACTTAGCAGAAGAACTCAAGAGGCCAAAGTACAAAGAAATGGTTGGAAAAGAAAGGCGATTGAAAAAAGAGGAAGAAGAGATTGATAAAGAGCTTGAGGACCTCAGGAAGGAAAAAGAGGAGCTTTTAGGAGAAAAGGCAGAAGTCGAGGCCCGCATTTCTGAGGTGGAGAAGAGATGATAGAAAAAGGCTGTCTTGAAAAATACCTCAAAGGACTCTTCGGAGAGGATATTACACTCAAAGAGTTTTCCCCGCTCGGCGCAGGGGTTCACGGGACAGGGTTCTCCGTAGTCCTGGATACAGAGGCAGGGATAAAACGCCTTGTCCTTAAAGACCTTGTAGGCGAAGGGCTCGGCCACGACTTGCCGTCTGACAGGGCAGCGGTATTCCTCTGGGCAAAGGACAATTACGGGCTTTTGCCAAAACACATAAAGGCAGTAGATGTAGCAATGCTTACAGAAGCAGGTGCTGTTCAATCCATCGGGACAGGTAAGGAGTATTATCTCCTCATGGAAGAGGCAAAGGGAATTAATTATTTCAAAGACCTCGATTCTATGGCAGAGAAAGACAGCCTTGACGAATCTGATAAAAAAAAGATTTATATGATGGCAGATTACCTTTCAGAAATCCATAAGGTTAAAAAGGAATCCAGAATCCTTTACTGGAGGAAACTCAGGGACACAATAGGACATGGCGAATGCCTGATGGGAGTGTTTGATACCTATCCTGATGGAACCATTGACTATGAGGAAATGGCAGAGGTAGAGAAAAAGTGCATTGACTGGAGGGCGAAACTGAAGCCCGGGTTCAAAAGGCTATGTCAGATACATGGAGATTTCCATCCCGGCAATATCTGGTTTAAGGACAGCGAAGATTTTATCCTGCTTGATAGAAGCAGGGGCCCATGGGGAGATGCAGCGGATGATATAACTGCGCTTACAATTAATTACATCTTCTTTTCAATCAATAAATTCGGAAAGCTCTATGGCCCGTATTCTGAAGCACTGAAACTATTCTATGACAGGTATATCAGGAACTCAGGGGATTCAGAGCTTTACTCTGTAGTTGCGCCATTCTATGCATTCAGGGGTGTTGTTGTTGCAAATCCTGTTTTCTACCCTAATGTCACTCATGAAAACAGACGCAGGATTTTTAATTTCATCCACAGTGTACTTGAAGACAGAACTTTCAACCCCGACAGGGTGAATGATTATATAGAGGCCAGTTAATTAAACGCATCATGCCTTTCTGAACCTTTAAAGTAGCAAATCTCCTGCGGGTTCAAGTTTGTAACTTGAACCCGCTGAGGAGTCGGAAGGATTCCCGACGTGCGGGAATGATAAACAGGGAGAAGAAAGCGGGAGTCATTGTAAAACCGAAAAGAAATATGTTATTTTATTTAACAGGAGGGAGGTTAAAAATTTGTATAGAAACCTGATTGTCTGGATATTATTCGGCGTAGTCATGATATTACTCTTCAACCTCTTTAATGCCCCAAAGAAGGTCGAAGAGGAAATAATATTTTCTGATTTCATGGCAAAACTGGATACCAGTGAAATAGAAGAAGTAACCATAAAAGAAAACCACATCACCGGACGCCTTAAAAACGGAACAAAATTTAAATCCTATGCTGCTGATTACCCTGACCTGGTTAAAGACCTGCGGGCAAAAGGTGTAAAGATTACAGCAAAACCACCAGAGCAAAACCCCTGGTATGTAACCGTCTTTTTTAACTTTGGGCCGATTATTTTACTTGTCTTCATATGGATATTCTTCATGCGCCAGATGCAGACAGGCGGCAATAAGGCCCTGTCTTTTGGAAAAAGCAAAGCGAGACTTATTTCTGAGAAAGGAGTAAAGATAACTTTTGCTGATGTGGCTGGCATAGAAGAGGCAAAGGTAGAGGTTCAGGAAATAATAGATTTTCTCAAAGACCCTGGCAAGTTTTCAAAGCTTGGAGGCAAAATACCAAAAGGGGTCCTGCTCGTAGGCGCTCCAGGGACAGGTAAAACCCTTCTTGCAAGGGCCATAGCAGGCGAGGCAGCGGTTCCTTTCTTTTCCATAAGTGGCTCTGATTTTGTTGAGATGTTTGTCGGTGTAGGGGCGTCGAGGGTAAGAGACCTTTTTGAACAGGGCAAGAAAAATGCCCCCTGCATAATCTTTATTGATGAGATAGATGCAGTAGGTCGGCACAGGGGCGCTGGCCTCGGTGGAGGTCATGATGAGAGAGAGCAGACCCTTAACCAGCTCCTTGTGGAGATGGATGGCTTTGAGGGGACAGGAGGCGTGATAATTCTCGCTGCTACTAACAGGCCTGATGTCCTTGACCCCGCACTCTTGAGGCCGGGCCGTTTTGACCGGCAGGTCGTTGTATCACAGCCTGATGTAAAAGGTAGACTCGAGATCCTTAAAGTCCACACGAGAAAAATCCCGCTTGCAGAAAATGTAACCCTCGAATTAATCGCAAGGGGCACCCCGGGCTTCTCAGGCGCAGACTTGGCCAATCTTGTGAATGAGGCTGCCCTTTTCGCTGCCAGACAATCCAAGAGCAAGGTTGAAATGCAGGATTTCGAAAATGCAAAGGATAAAGTCCTCATGGGTGTTGAAAGAAAGAGTATGATAATATCCGAATCAGAGAAGCGCAACACCGCTTACCATGAGGCAGGCCATACCCTCGTAGCAAAACTAACGCCTAATACAGACCCTATCCATAAGGTGAGCATAATCCCCAGGGGAATGGCCCTCGGAGTTACACAGCAGCTTCCAATAGATGATAGATACACATACTCCAGAGATTATCTGTTCAATGCAATGTCTGTCCTGCTCGGTGGAAGGGCAGCAGAAGAGATTGCTTTAGGGCACATGACAACCGGGGCAGGAAATGACCTTGAAAGGGCAACCGAGCTGGCAAGGAAGATGGTCTGTGAGTGGGGGATGAGCGAGAAACTGGGGCCACTGACCTTTGGAAAAAGGGAAGAGCACATATTCCTCGGAAAGGAGATTGCGAGACATAAAGATTACTCAGAAAAGACAGCCGAAGAAATAGATGCTGAGATTAAAAGGATTGTCTTTGAAAGGTATGAATACTCTAAGAATCTTCTCCTGGATAATCGTTCCATTCTTGAAAATCTTGCCAGGACCCTCCTTGAAAAAGAGACCCTCGATGGCGCTGAAATAGAGGCCATAATAAGGGAATCAGAAGAAATAAAGGCATTCGTCCCAGAGGTATAGATAGGTTAATGCCTTTACGAGAGCAAGGGGGCTGTTTGAAACTCGCCTGGAGAGACTTCATTTTTGACTTCACCAAAAAAACTTACATCATGGGGGTTCTGAATGTCACTCCTGATTCTTTCTCTGACGGTGGACTCTATCTAAATAAAGAGAGGGCTGTTGAACATGCCCTCAGGCTGGTGGAAGAGGGAGCGGATATCATAGATGTTGGAGGAGAATCCACGAGGCCAGGTTCAGACCCGGTGCCTTTAGAAGAAGAGCTTAGGAGAGTCTTGCCTGTGATTGAGTCAATTGCAAAAAAAGTAAATGTGCCTATATCCATTGATACTTATAAAGCCTCTGTTGCGAGGGCTGCCATATCTTCAGGCGCCTCTATTGTGAATGACATAAGCGGCCTGAGGTTTGACCCTGATATGCCAGGGGTCATTGCAAAGGCTGGCGTCCCTGTTGTCATTATGCACATAAAGGGCACACCAAGAGATATGCAGTTAAATCCATCCTACGATGCCTTAATCCCTGAGATCATGGATTATTTCAATTACAGTATCAAAATAGCGATGAACGCCGGCATACCCGAAGACCTGATAATAATTGACCCTGGAATAGGTTTTGGAAAGACTGTGGAGCACAACCTTGAAATCATAAAGAGGCTCGGTGAATTTTCTTCCATCAAAAAACCAATCTTGATTGGCCCGTCAAGGAAGTCTTTTATAGGGAAGGTGCTCGGAGACCTGCCAGTTAACGAAAGGCTTGAGGGCACAGCAGCAGCAGTTGCAATTGCAATACTCAATGGCGCAAATATAATAAGGGTACACGATGTGAAAGCTATGGCAAGAGTGGCAAAGGTTGCAGATGCGATAGTTCGTCAATAGTAAACAGCCTGTTGAAAATTGAACCCTGAAGTTTGAATTGTTATTGAGACAGTGCTTTTATGAAGCACAAAATATACGGGTTCAAGTTACAAACCACATCTGTCCAAGATAATCTAAAAAGTTCTCTTATTTGATTTAAACCTATTGTAATTTAAAGCTTTTTGGACAGGTATGTTCATGTTCTCAAATCAGGTTGCCTTATTCTGAAANNNAACATATTGAAAAAACTGGATTCCTGCCTCCGCAGGAATGACAACTTACGAAACAATAATCTATTAGTTCTCATTCTAATTCTCCATATGCTGTCCAGGAAAAGTTGTTTTGGACAGATGTGGTTACAAACTTGAACCCGCTGAGTTAAGTTGCCACACAAACGAGAATAGTAGATTTCCAGTGATTCTACTTGCAGTCCCCGATGCGGCGGCCCTTCATCTTGGTTGTCGAGCGCATAACCTGCCCGCTCTTGTCCGTGATCTTTGTCTTCAGCGTTCCCGCATAGGTGGTCCCGCTGTAAGTGATTTCCCCTTCACCCTCGGTCACCGAACCTTTCTCGACGCACTTGACCTTCCATATCACCTTGTTGCCGGTGATCTTCTGATCAAGAATCTTACAGTTCTGCTCCTTCTCCTTCTGCGCGGTCTGGGGGACAATGTCCTTCTGTGACAGGCACTCGGTCGTGGTAATGGGCATCATAGGGATCTCCATGGGCATGCCTTCCATCTTCATCTCCATGGTATGCTCCCACTTGCCTTCCTTCATGTCAACAGCCAGTGCTGGAGTTGAAACAAACAGCGAAACGGCACAGAGTACCGCTCCTACTGTGATGCAAATACCTTTCTTTTTCATGCTATCCTCCTTAAAATTAGATTGTTATTGTTCAACGAGCTCCACCCTTCTGTTCTTCGCACGTCCCTCCTCGGTCTTGTTCGATGCCACAATTGAAAAGCAATCTATTTGTGCTCCGATACCGTGATAGCCGTGATGTCCGGAACATTCTTACATTCGACTTGAATGCCTTTTATCATTCCAAAAAGTTTTTTCGACTCAGAGCCGGCCAGCGGCCTTCTCGGCCAATGGCCGAAGCTTTGAAACAGGGACCATCTGTGCCTCCGAAGGCGACATGACCTCCACGCCTACTATGACCCCGCCCTTGTCCACGGTACAACCCGTTATATAGGCCGGTGTGCGGGAATTACCAATGGCGGTCGAGCAAGTGGTGTTTCCGTGCTTCTCCTCTGTCATTTTTATTCCCATCTTCTTGGCCTTTTCGATACCCTCGCTTGCGTGCTTGGTATCAGCGTCCTTTTTCGCGAACCGACGAACTGTCACGAAGTAAGTTCCTGCCATCATTTGGCACATCTCTGTGGTTTCCAACGCCCCGCTACGGCCCACCTTTCCGCCGACTACGGCTTCGATTTCCCCTGCGGACAAGAGCTTGCATGCGTCTGTAACCGCCGAGGCATCATCCGGCCTAACCATCCCCCATGTCCATAATATACTTGCCGCCACTACAACAACGACTTGCCATAGTACCTTTTTCCCGGATATTGCTTTCATATCTTCCCCCTTTCTTAAGCTATCTCATTACTCATTTTTACTGTTCCACAAGTTCAACCCTTCTGTTCTTGGCACGGCCCTCATCGGTCTTGTTCGATGCTACTGGCGCCAGGGGGCCGACTCCGTCTGCACGAAGACGCGCAGTAGCAATGCCGTGTTTTGTTGTCAATTCTTTCACAACAGCATCCGCACGCCTCCCTCTTACTCGAGGTCTTCTTAGTATATTCGCCCTCAGTTCATAAGATTGTTCATTTCCCTATCATCTTTGCAAGTCCTGCATAGTCAATCTTCTCAAGCATCTACTGTTTAACTAATTCTACCCTTCTGTTTTTCGCCCTGCCTTCATCGGTATCGTTCGAAGCCACAGGCGACAGAGGGCCGACGCCATCTGCCCGTAAACGTGCAGCAGCAATGCCGTGTTTGGTTGTTAGTTCTTTAACTACCGCATCAGCCCTCCGGCGAGCTTCATTTTTTATGCATTCTTCTCAGCAATATCTCCAACAATGGGGAGCTTGAATCTTTCTCCCTGATATGCCTTATATATGACAAATAACCAGAGGATGAATCCACCGAGACCTAATCCAAGGTAAATCACAGCACTGATAATCCATCCAACTACAGGGACAAATGCTAAGGCAATCGAGACTATACCCAGGACTATCCAGAGAATGATCCATGCAGCCCCAAATAAGATCGCCTGCATTGCATGAAACCGGACATATTTATTCTCCTTCTCGATTACAAAGATGATTATGCCGGTTATAACTGTCAGAACATAAGCCAGGGCTGCAGCAAGATTCGGCTGAAGCCCACTACTTGAAGTCCCTAATTCTACCTGTTTTTGCTCTGTGTTAGACATGGTTCCTCCTTCCCCTTGTGGGTTCAATTTTGTCCCGACTTTATCGGGAAACCCTTAGTTTGATAATGGTCAAGCCGATGTTATTTATTGAATAGTCAGGTTCAACTCGTTGCCCCGACACTCTCGCCTCGATGCGAAGCGGGTCGGGGTAACTGAGCTGTAAACAAAAAATTAAGGTATCTATCCAAAATCTATCTAAAGGTAAAATGGTTGTCAAGAGATTTTGTAGTTACCAGGGAAACTTTTGAGAGTGTAAAGTTTTGCTACATGGAGAGTGCTTCTATACACTATGGGCTGTGCCAATTCTTTGACCCCTAACTCAAAAAACCTGTTATAATAACAGCCAGCATGGAAATCCTCAAACAGTTCAGGTGGCAGGATATTTTTGATGTCCTTCTCGTGGCAATAATACTCTACCGCGTGCTTTTAATTATTAAGGGGACCAGGGCAGCCCAGATGCTGATAGGCCTCGGCGTATTGCTTCTCGCATCACTGCTTTCCAGGTATATAGAACTTTACACCATAGACTGGCTTATTCAGAGCTTCTGGGCACAGATAGTGATAGCCATTATAATTTTATTCCAGCCAGAGATAAGGCGCGCACTGGCCCAGATGGGAGAAGCCCCTTTTCTTCCGTCCCTCGCACCGGCCGAAGAGTTGAAGTCTCTCGAAGAAATAGTAAAAGCATCTATAGCCCTTGCAAATAGGAAAATTGGCGCCCTGATAGTCCTTGAGAGGGAGACAAGCCTCAGGGATTTTATTGAGATTGGCACACCCCTCGACGCAAAGGTATCGAGGGAGCTTATCCTGAGTATCTTCCACCCGACATCTCCTATACATGACGGCGCTGTGATTATAAAAGGCAACAGGGTCATTGCCGCAGGATGTTTCTTGCCCCTCACCCTGAGTACCGAACTTTCAAAAACTTTCGGAACAAGGCACAGGGCCGGTATCGGCCTGACAGAGGAGACAGATGCAGTTGCAATAATAATCTCTGAAGAGACAGGCAGCATTGCTACTGCGGTGGGAGGCAAACTCGAAAAGAATGTAGATATGGGTTCTCTCAGGGATTTCCTCACAGATGCCTTTGCAGCACCAAAGGAAAAGAAGAGATGAGGTTCATAAAATTTATAAAGAAAAATCCCTCTTTGAAGCTGGCCTCTCTACTTCTGGCCATTGCCCTCTGGTTTTTTGTAGTCGCAAAGGGCCGCTCTACGATTACTATTGATATCCCGATTGAATATAAAAACATACCGCAAAGCATGGAAATGGTGGAGGGCCCTAAAAAGGTAAGTATTACAATAGAAGGCCAGGAAAGGCTTGTTAGAAATTTAAGGCAAAATGATATAACTGTTTTTGTAGAGCTCAGCGATGCAAAGAAAGGGGAAACATCTTTTTATCTTTCTAAGGATAATGTGAAACTACCGAGGTATCTTACCATAACCAAGATTTCTCCCAGGACAATAAAACTCTGGCTTGATGAGACGATTAAAAAGGTTGTTGCAGTGAGGCCTGTAATCATCGGTTCACCAGAACAGGGGCTACGGGTGCGTACCGTGGAGGTAATGCCAAAAGAAGTTGAAATTGAAGGCCCGAAGGCTGTGCTTGTGAGGCTTCATGTGCTTAAGACAGAGCCTATTGATATAACAGGCATTACAGAAGACCTGAAGTATGATGCCCGCCTGGAGGTCTCTAATCGAAATATTCGGGTAAATACTCTGGAAGTAAAGGTTAATATATTACTTGCGAGGTCAAAATGAGAAAACTTTTTGGAACAGACGGCATAAGAGGTAAAGTAAATACATATCCCATGACTTCAGAGATAGCCCTCAAGGTTGGCAGGGCAGCAGCCCATGTGTTAAAGAAGGCACATGGAAGGAATATGATACTCATTGGCAAAGATACGCGGCTATCAGGATATATGCTTGAGAGCGCTCTTACCTCAGGCATATGTTCTATGGGCATGAATGTTGTTCTTGTCGGCCCACTTCCAACCCCCGGGATAGCATTTATCACAAGAAGCCTCAGAATAGATGCGGGTATTGTTATTTCTGCCTCCCACAACCCTTATGATGACAATGGCATAAAGTTTTTTTCCTCCAATGGCTTTAAGCTTCCAGATGAAGTAGAGAGGGCAATAGAGGACGCTGTGTTTTCTGAGGAGATGAAGAAGATACGGCCGCTCGGCTCTGACATTGGCAAGGCCTTCAGGATAGAAGATGCTACTGGCAGATATATCGAGTATCTGAAGTCAACCTTTCCAAAGGGCATGACGCTCGATGGATTGAAGGCGGTTGTGGATTGCGCAAATGGA from Nitrospirota bacterium includes the following:
- the uvrC gene encoding excinuclease ABC subunit UvrC; its protein translation is MAVKQKLSIVPSSPGIYIMKGLRERPIYVGKAKNLRTRLRSYFQESSGLDARKSVMIREIRDFSYIVTANELEALVLEANFIKRFKPKYNIILRDDKNYPYLKLTVNEEWPRLEVVRRIARDGSIYFGPYVPTGIMWETLAFVRRNFPVRTCRHKLDRPMRPCVQYQMGRCLAPCTGDLSRDKYMEAVNEVKLFLQGQRKELLENLQKRMERLSDVLKFEEAANIRDRLRVIEKAWGEQRAVAPELGDMDAIGLYREKQEAVVFMLFIRKGMIIGQRDFFLKRLKDTGDDELLRSFIEQFYSKEILPPPAIILPVQAELHTQRLWLSEKRGGTVKLSIPKTEKEFNVLRMASDNAAIAFRRHKEERVDETLLELKNLLNLKALPERIEAIDVSNISGSEAVGALVVWKDRSFLKDDYRLFKIKTVEGIDDFAMIGEVAGRYFKKKLESVGGEDLPQLLVIDGGRGQLEAALRAMSVFGLSMDVIGLAKERKDRPERVYLPAKATPIPLAPGAASTHLLQRIRDEAHRFAITYHKKLRAKRTLESPLSKIPGIGKVRRLSLLKRFGSLDAIRKATMEELLEVKGIDKKIAEALVGGKK
- a CDS encoding phosphotransferase — its product is MIEKGCLEKYLKGLFGEDITLKEFSPLGAGVHGTGFSVVLDTEAGIKRLVLKDLVGEGLGHDLPSDRAAVFLWAKDNYGLLPKHIKAVDVAMLTEAGAVQSIGTGKEYYLLMEEAKGINYFKDLDSMAEKDSLDESDKKKIYMMADYLSEIHKVKKESRILYWRKLRDTIGHGECLMGVFDTYPDGTIDYEEMAEVEKKCIDWRAKLKPGFKRLCQIHGDFHPGNIWFKDSEDFILLDRSRGPWGDAADDITALTINYIFFSINKFGKLYGPYSEALKLFYDRYIRNSGDSELYSVVAPFYAFRGVVVANPVFYPNVTHENRRRIFNFIHSVLEDRTFNPDRVNDYIEAS
- a CDS encoding ATP-dependent metallopeptidase FtsH/Yme1/Tma family protein, translating into MLFNRREVKNLYRNLIVWILFGVVMILLFNLFNAPKKVEEEIIFSDFMAKLDTSEIEEVTIKENHITGRLKNGTKFKSYAADYPDLVKDLRAKGVKITAKPPEQNPWYVTVFFNFGPIILLVFIWIFFMRQMQTGGNKALSFGKSKARLISEKGVKITFADVAGIEEAKVEVQEIIDFLKDPGKFSKLGGKIPKGVLLVGAPGTGKTLLARAIAGEAAVPFFSISGSDFVEMFVGVGASRVRDLFEQGKKNAPCIIFIDEIDAVGRHRGAGLGGGHDEREQTLNQLLVEMDGFEGTGGVIILAATNRPDVLDPALLRPGRFDRQVVVSQPDVKGRLEILKVHTRKIPLAENVTLELIARGTPGFSGADLANLVNEAALFAARQSKSKVEMQDFENAKDKVLMGVERKSMIISESEKRNTAYHEAGHTLVAKLTPNTDPIHKVSIIPRGMALGVTQQLPIDDRYTYSRDYLFNAMSVLLGGRAAEEIALGHMTTGAGNDLERATELARKMVCEWGMSEKLGPLTFGKREEHIFLGKEIARHKDYSEKTAEEIDAEIKRIVFERYEYSKNLLLDNRSILENLARTLLEKETLDGAEIEAIIRESEEIKAFVPEV
- the folP gene encoding dihydropteroate synthase, coding for MPLREQGGCLKLAWRDFIFDFTKKTYIMGVLNVTPDSFSDGGLYLNKERAVEHALRLVEEGADIIDVGGESTRPGSDPVPLEEELRRVLPVIESIAKKVNVPISIDTYKASVARAAISSGASIVNDISGLRFDPDMPGVIAKAGVPVVIMHIKGTPRDMQLNPSYDALIPEIMDYFNYSIKIAMNAGIPEDLIIIDPGIGFGKTVEHNLEIIKRLGEFSSIKKPILIGPSRKSFIGKVLGDLPVNERLEGTAAAVAIAILNGANIIRVHDVKAMARVAKVADAIVRQ
- a CDS encoding DUF3617 family protein, which translates into the protein MKKKGICITVGAVLCAVSLFVSTPALAVDMKEGKWEHTMEMKMEGMPMEIPMMPITTTECLSQKDIVPQTAQKEKEQNCKILDQKITGNKVIWKVKCVEKGSVTEGEGEITYSGTTYAGTLKTKITDKSGQVMRSTTKMKGRRIGDCK
- a CDS encoding OmpA family protein is translated as MKNEARRRADAVVKELTTKHGIAAARLRADGVGPLSPVASNDTDEGRAKNRRVELVKQ
- a CDS encoding DUF4870 domain-containing protein: MSNTEQKQVELGTSSSGLQPNLAAALAYVLTVITGIIIFVIEKENKYVRFHAMQAILFGAAWIILWIVLGIVSIALAFVPVVGWIISAVIYLGLGLGGFILWLFVIYKAYQGERFKLPIVGDIAEKNA
- a CDS encoding TIGR00159 family protein encodes the protein MEILKQFRWQDIFDVLLVAIILYRVLLIIKGTRAAQMLIGLGVLLLASLLSRYIELYTIDWLIQSFWAQIVIAIIILFQPEIRRALAQMGEAPFLPSLAPAEELKSLEEIVKASIALANRKIGALIVLERETSLRDFIEIGTPLDAKVSRELILSIFHPTSPIHDGAVIIKGNRVIAAGCFLPLTLSTELSKTFGTRHRAGIGLTEETDAVAIIISEETGSIATAVGGKLEKNVDMGSLRDFLTDAFAAPKEKKR